One stretch of Miscanthus floridulus cultivar M001 chromosome 18, ASM1932011v1, whole genome shotgun sequence DNA includes these proteins:
- the LOC136519868 gene encoding uncharacterized protein yields the protein MAAVWRGAWRWTVASTNRGGGDDDDDPVHPPPQPALLDHSYDVNCGASSIASGTTLSNTATTYATSTAASLPFPFTTTAGGVTEEEKAAMREHIRDLIIHGSHGGCGAAATSSSSSALGRWLSELQVSWVLRLAQLDAASAGRTFVSRRLQHTARSWVLALHAISRSVASFTEWCSSQELQQKEEALLWPPTSELVGFVAATFLLMLPFVDAVVALDDVISPASSSISSDDHGHGGVVSGKKGAVASAHKFRTLIDVRDALSGVSEQVQLWHSYLSSSCSSSTDAEAARISAEMIRLLLAKLDKVDEAMRNTRDCIRTHFMSLTTDGHGHDHTASGLHPSPDIHVATQFAVSYILVLSTSLSYNRSSVDTPIAHEACLSLGENSTGSSTYLNIVIIRSLEESLTRVSQSFADQSLRFLFLANNFYFLWHKLLSQNLLLDVPTDALARKLDSYINSYLQVSWTPVLKPLHSHSPCCFFFMRYSAQRRFLAEFEKTYLAQKLWKVPDPELRKVLRTTIVDKVISVFTKFLEDGGVSASRVIVSPESLQEMLEELFEG from the coding sequence ATGGCGGCTGTGTGGCGAGGAGCATGGAGGTGGACGGTCGCATCCACCAACcgaggcggcggcgacgacgacgacgatcctgTGCATCCACCACCGCAACCTGCTCTGCTTGATCACAGTTACGACGTCAACTGTGGAGCCAGCAGCATCGCTTCAGGTACCACCCTGTCCAACACTGCCACCACCTACGCCACCAGCACCGCCGCGTCCCTTCCGTTCCCATTCACCACCACTGCCGGGGGCGTCACGGAGGAAGAGAAGGCGGCGATGCGGGAGCACATCAGGGATCTCATCATCCATGGATCTCATGGTGGATGTGGAGCGGCGGCTacgtccagcagcagcagcgcactgGGCAGGTGGCTGTCGGAGCTGCAGGTGAGCTGGGTCCTCCGCCTCGCCCAGCTGGACGCCGCGTCCGCGGGGAGGACCTTCGTATCGCGGCGACTCCAGCACACCGCACGCAGCTGGGTCCTCGCTCTCCACGCCATCAGCAGGTCCGTCGCTAGCTTTACTGAATGGTGTAGTAGCCAGGAGCTGCAGCAGAAGGAAGAAGCTCTGCTCTGGCCACCTACTTCAGAATTGGTAGGATTTGTCGCTGCAACCTTCTTGCTCATGCTCCCTTTCGTCGACGCCGTCGTTGCACTCGACGACGTCATTAGCCCTGCTAGCAGTAGCATTAGCAGCGAcgaccatggccatggtggtgtcGTTTCTGGCAAGAAGGGTGCAGTGGCATCAGCTCACAAGTTCAGGACACTGATAGATGTCCGTGACGCTCTCTCTGGGGTCTCGGAACAGGTCCAGCTCTGGCACTCGTATCTCAGTTCCTCCTGTTCGTCATCAACCGACGCAGAAGCTGCGAGGATAAGCGCGGAGATGATAAGGCTGCTGTTGGCGAAGCTGGACAAGGTGGACGAGGCCATGAGGAACACGAGAGACTGCATCAGGACACACTTCATGTCCTTGACGACGGACGGCCATGGCCATGACCATACAGCGTCAGGACTGCATCCATCACCTGACATTCATGTTGCCACTCAGTTCGCAGTAAGCTACATCCTTGTGCTATCTACTAGTTTAAGCTACAACCGATCTTCAGTGGATACTCCTATTGCACATGAAGCATGTCTGTCTCTCGGTGAGAATAGTACCGGTTCTTCCACTTACCTGAACATCGTGATCATCCGTTCCCTAGAAGAAAGCCTCACCAGAGTGTCGCAGTCATTCGCGGATCAGAGCCTCAGGTTCCTATTCCTAGCCAACAATTTCTACTTCCTGTGGCACAAACTGCTTTCTCAAAATCTGCTTTTGGATGTCCCAACGGATGCCCTGGCTCGCAAGCTCGACAGTTACATAAACAGTTATCTGCAAGTATCCTGGACGCCGGTGTTGAAGCCCTTGCATAGCCATTCACCCTGTTGCTTTTTCTTCATGAGATACTCAGCACAGCGTAGGTTCTTGGCAGAGTTTGAGAAGACCTACCTTGCGCAGAAACTCTGGAAGGTTCCAGACCCAGAGCTAAGGAAAGTGTTGCGGACAACCATTGTTGACAAAGTCATTTCAGTCTTCACAAAGTTCTTGGAGGATGGTGGCGTCAGCGCTTCAAGAGTCATCGTCAGTCCTGAGAGCTTGCAGGAGATGTTGGAAGAGTTATTTGAAGGATAA
- the LOC136522638 gene encoding uncharacterized protein isoform X3 — protein sequence MDMSGGGHGSLQPVWKPNWLRTDLVDYSSSTSSGGGTTTTTTTTGTATSLSTPTDEMASLLSSKQAELDEAIWNMMEETSKTRLTEDDDGSWRGVQTPQGSSSDIHELTRAMVSYIVLLSTNWATAHQLVKEAAQLRGYVPRFDKLSPTLVMESHMAGLARKIENYIETYLQVSWAPVLSCLYNSTPLCMGRYYSCPPAKFESEFQKTYNAQKFWKVPDPKLRRRLRVAVIDKVIPSFEKYLEYSGIRPSRITPHDLRDMLQELFEG from the exons ATGGACATgtccggcggcggccatggttcGCTGCAGCCTGTTTGGAAGCCGAATTGGCTACGAACTGATCTGGTAGATTACAGTAGCAGtaccagcagcggcggcggcaccaccaccaccaccaccaccaccggtacCGCGACCTCCCTCTCGACACCAACGGATGAGATGGCCAGCCTCCTGTCATCCAAACAAGCCGAGCTAGATGAGGCAATATGGAACATGATGGAGGAGACCTCCAAAACTCGTCTCACCGAGGACGACGATGGCTCGTGGCGGGGTGTTCAAACTCCCCAAGGATCATCATCGGACATTCATGAGCTCACCCGTGCCATGGTGAGCTACATCGTCTTGCTGTCCACCAATTGGGCAACAGCGCATCAACTCGTCAAGGAAGCAGCTCAGCTCCGTGGTTATGTGCCTAGATTTGACAAG CTTTCCCCAACTTTGGTGATGGAATCCCACATGGCAGGCCTCGCTCGCAAGATCGAAAACTACATCGAAACATATTTGCAGGTGTCTTGGGCACCGGTGTTGTCGTGCCTGTACAATTCTACGCCGCTTTGCATGGGAAGGTACTACTCCTGTCCACCAGCTAAATTTGAGTCTGAGTTTCAGAAAACCTACAATGCCCAGAAGTTCTGGAAGGTCCCAGACCCTAAGCTGAGGAGAAGGCTCCGGGTGGCTGTTATTGACAAAGTCATTCCAAGCTTTGAAAAATACTTGGAGTACAGTGGTATCAGACCCTCAAGAATCACTCCCCATGATCTCAGGGACATGTTGCAGGAGCTGTTCGAAGGGTGA
- the LOC136522638 gene encoding exocyst complex component EXO70C1-like isoform X2, giving the protein MDMSGGGHGSLQPVWKPNWLRTDLVDYSSSTSSGGGTTTTTTTTGTATSLSTPTDEMASLLSSKQAELDEAIWNMMEETSKTRLTEDDDGSWRGVQTPQGSSSDIHELTRAMVSYIVLLSTNWATAHQLVKEAAQLRGYVPRFDKSLRFLFLTNNSYFMWEQLSPTLVMESHMAGLARKIENYIETYLQVSWAPVLSCLYNSTPLCMGRYYSCPPAKFESEFQKTYNAQKFWKVPDPKLRRRLRVAVIDKVIPSFEKYLEYSGIRPSRITPHDLRDMLQELFEG; this is encoded by the exons ATGGACATgtccggcggcggccatggttcGCTGCAGCCTGTTTGGAAGCCGAATTGGCTACGAACTGATCTGGTAGATTACAGTAGCAGtaccagcagcggcggcggcaccaccaccaccaccaccaccaccggtacCGCGACCTCCCTCTCGACACCAACGGATGAGATGGCCAGCCTCCTGTCATCCAAACAAGCCGAGCTAGATGAGGCAATATGGAACATGATGGAGGAGACCTCCAAAACTCGTCTCACCGAGGACGACGATGGCTCGTGGCGGGGTGTTCAAACTCCCCAAGGATCATCATCGGACATTCATGAGCTCACCCGTGCCATGGTGAGCTACATCGTCTTGCTGTCCACCAATTGGGCAACAGCGCATCAACTCGTCAAGGAAGCAGCTCAGCTCCGTGGTTATGTGCCTAGATTTGACAAG AGCTTGAGGTTCCTGTTCTTGACCAACAACTCATACTTCATGTGGGAGCAGCTTTCCCCAACTTTGGTGATGGAATCCCACATGGCAGGCCTCGCTCGCAAGATCGAAAACTACATCGAAACATATTTGCAGGTGTCTTGGGCACCGGTGTTGTCGTGCCTGTACAATTCTACGCCGCTTTGCATGGGAAGGTACTACTCCTGTCCACCAGCTAAATTTGAGTCTGAGTTTCAGAAAACCTACAATGCCCAGAAGTTCTGGAAGGTCCCAGACCCTAAGCTGAGGAGAAGGCTCCGGGTGGCTGTTATTGACAAAGTCATTCCAAGCTTTGAAAAATACTTGGAGTACAGTGGTATCAGACCCTCAAGAATCACTCCCCATGATCTCAGGGACATGTTGCAGGAGCTGTTCGAAGGGTGA
- the LOC136522638 gene encoding exocyst complex component EXO70A1-like isoform X1, whose amino-acid sequence MDMSGGGHGSLQPVWKPNWLRTDLVDYSSSTSSGGGTTTTTTTTGTATSLSTPTDEMASLLSSKQAELDEAIWNMMEETSKTRLTEDDDGSWRGVQTPQGSSSDIHELTRAMVSYIVLLSTNWATAHQLVKEAAQLRGYVPRFDKVSPLTSLVMETVLCLEKKLADESRSFADQSLRFLFLTNNSYFMWEQLSPTLVMESHMAGLARKIENYIETYLQVSWAPVLSCLYNSTPLCMGRYYSCPPAKFESEFQKTYNAQKFWKVPDPKLRRRLRVAVIDKVIPSFEKYLEYSGIRPSRITPHDLRDMLQELFEG is encoded by the coding sequence ATGGACATgtccggcggcggccatggttcGCTGCAGCCTGTTTGGAAGCCGAATTGGCTACGAACTGATCTGGTAGATTACAGTAGCAGtaccagcagcggcggcggcaccaccaccaccaccaccaccaccggtacCGCGACCTCCCTCTCGACACCAACGGATGAGATGGCCAGCCTCCTGTCATCCAAACAAGCCGAGCTAGATGAGGCAATATGGAACATGATGGAGGAGACCTCCAAAACTCGTCTCACCGAGGACGACGATGGCTCGTGGCGGGGTGTTCAAACTCCCCAAGGATCATCATCGGACATTCATGAGCTCACCCGTGCCATGGTGAGCTACATCGTCTTGCTGTCCACCAATTGGGCAACAGCGCATCAACTCGTCAAGGAAGCAGCTCAGCTCCGTGGTTATGTGCCTAGATTTGACAAGGTGAGCCCTTTGACCAGCCTTGTGATGGAGACGGTGCTATGCCTAGAGAAAAAACTTGCTGACGAATCACGATCATTTGCTGATCAGAGCTTGAGGTTCCTGTTCTTGACCAACAACTCATACTTCATGTGGGAGCAGCTTTCCCCAACTTTGGTGATGGAATCCCACATGGCAGGCCTCGCTCGCAAGATCGAAAACTACATCGAAACATATTTGCAGGTGTCTTGGGCACCGGTGTTGTCGTGCCTGTACAATTCTACGCCGCTTTGCATGGGAAGGTACTACTCCTGTCCACCAGCTAAATTTGAGTCTGAGTTTCAGAAAACCTACAATGCCCAGAAGTTCTGGAAGGTCCCAGACCCTAAGCTGAGGAGAAGGCTCCGGGTGGCTGTTATTGACAAAGTCATTCCAAGCTTTGAAAAATACTTGGAGTACAGTGGTATCAGACCCTCAAGAATCACTCCCCATGATCTCAGGGACATGTTGCAGGAGCTGTTCGAAGGGTGA
- the LOC136524743 gene encoding uncharacterized protein → MGQHTPSLVLYTRQYSRPTGASFHGIVPGKQAIPLGQIDLSVTFRGPSNYRTEALTFKVVGFHGTYHATLGRPCYVKFMAVPNYTYLKLKMPGPGGVITVGTSFQRAYECDVECCDHAAAIIASGELAALREEVTEEAPDLNRSTGSFEPAEGSKEVLIDSSSSEGKGVRIGTTLSSK, encoded by the coding sequence ATGGGGCAGCATACCCCTAGTCTAGTATTGTACACTAGGCAGTACAGTAGGCCGACCGGAGCATCTTTTCATGGCATtgtgcctggaaagcaggccataccgctcgggcagatcgatctatccgTCACCTTCAGGGGTCCGTCCAACTATAGGACCGAGgccctcaccttcaaagtggtagGGTTCCACGGAACTTACCACGCCACCCTGGGACGACCAtgttacgtgaagttcatggccgtccccaactatacctacctcaaactgaagatgccgggcccaggtggggtcatcaccgtcggcacctcctttcaACGCGCCTACGAGTGCGACGTCGAGTGCTGCGATCACGCCGCAGCGATCATCGCCTCCGGAGAGCTCGCGGCcctcagggaagaggtcaccgaagaagcacccgacctcAATAGGTCGACCGGGTCTTTTGAGCCAGCGGAGGGCTCTAAGGAGGTTCTCATAGAttccagcagctccgagggcaagggggtgcgcattggcaccactctttcctctaaatag